TCCGAATCACTTGCTCCTGCAATAATATATATCCATCCTTTTGCGTCACCAGTTTGTATGTACTTCGTGCGCACAGacagagtgagagagagagagagagtaacaaAATCGCTTGCTGTCTCTTGGGAGGAGAGGCGTCGAGCGCGATGAACTCGGACGAGCAACAATGTCCTGTTGGGACCGGGAGGCTGCAAAATGGACACCTCAACGGAAGAGGACAGATCCGCAAGACGGAGAGGCCGCTGCAACGTATTGGTGGAAGGAATCCAACGGTTCGGAGCCATCATGAAGAATCCATGGTTGCACACCGCCATCTCTAGATTGAACGTGGAAAAGATTTGTGTATGCGCAACTGGAGATTGCAGCAATCTTCCATGTCCGACATCaacagaaggaaaaagaaacccCAAAATGAGGAAGATCCTTAACGCTTCGTTAAAATGCAATGACTACACAGCTTTCCAATGCATGGGGAATCCTCACATCCTCGACTGatgcaaacaaaaataaattcgaCAGGTCAAATCCTCCCGTGCTCATGGGTGACTCCTCGTTTACCTCCATTGAAAGCGAGAGAGAATTAAAATTAAATGCGGACAGACGAGGCGCTTTTCTAGGAGTCTACACAGAATATTTACTATTGACaagcaagaaaaagggagaacAGCGTTGAAGAGTTATATCCAAGCGAGAACGAAGATTCATAATAACCCCTGCTAGATACTCACTAAATAATTCTACGCTAAAATTATAAGTATATATGAATGCATTGGTTGGGCAGATTCGACAATTTCTCTGAAGCTTATCTAAGATTAATTTGATAATCCATGAGGAGAATTAGTAATTCGTAGAAAAAATCAACTTGACGAAAATCAGTAAAAATCAGATGTTATGAcaatttgattgtttattttaAGGACAAATAGGTGAAATGCACTTGCAGGATTGCATCGTTCTTGCGCCCATGATTCATAAGCACAATTGATAAAGTTTTCTCAAACTATACCTAATGTGACAGTCGTGGAACTATGGAAGAACATTGGTGAGCGGCTTGCCGAAATGGTCAGCTGAGTAGATTTAAAATGTTGAACAAATTGTTTCATGTTGCATATAATGTTTATAGTATAATTGACTACATAAATCTTTCGTCGGGCTTGTCCTATGATTAATATCTCTAACGAATTAAGCATGTAAAAGCATTtcgaattattttaaattattagaacATTGTATAATTTGCTAAAAGTTTGTAGCATTTAATGTTGAACgctaaaaaattacaaattaaaagataaagtacaataaaaaaaggcaagaagCATAGCAAAATCGAATTTTTGCTACATGTCATGTTTACTCATGCAAAAtaatctttattttaaaaaaatttccaatgtCAATTTCTTTCGTACATGCGACTAGAGAGTTTAGcctctttcatcaaaatttaaattgttgtaAGAAAAGATGATCGATATACTAAATACTAGGCAATTATTTTGTATTCAAATATATTAAAGTAAGGTATTAATTGATTACCTCCCTATCATCTTCATTATCgtaaatgatgattttgtccGTATATAGTTAGGTATATTCATAGTGTATGTGCAACTCATAGCAATGGAAATTCATGTCATATTATGCTTTCTTTCCGTGACGTCTTTAATATATATCGATATAAATTTATAAACTTGTATCGTGTATTAATTACACTGCATTGATGATCCATTGATGTCAATTGGTTGTACTTTAGctaattgattgttatttttatttggttaaaCATACATGTTATGGGTTTTTGTCCATTAATAATgagattttttggtaattagtGTTTATCAATTGAGTATGTTCTTATatctattattattgttgttgttgttagaATTTGTAATCATTACTATTggtatttttattataaagacAGCGTATATCTAATGTCTATTATTGCTATCAAAAAGGATTTTCTTATATCTATTATTGATTAGCATTTTCTTCTACATATTATCATAATTATCATAACACCACTGTTATAATTATGAGAAAAATGTGCATTAATGATgtcaaataaattaatgaatatCTCATATGCATATAAAAATGGGTTATGAGGATCCATTACcgtaattaattttttagtctAGTTCAATAGTCTTGGCTAATTATCTTCAAGTAGATGATTGTTCCATCCCTAGTTCCCTTGCTCGTATTATAAATCACATTAATGATTTGTAGTGCCTTTTCATTTTCGATGCTAGGTTTCGAAAAAAGGTACGTGGCAAATGTCGCTAATTCATTAGGGAAATTGATGCAAATTTTCATGGGAAAATACATCGGGAGTATCACATCTTGGCATAGGTAAACACTTTagtaccaaaattttcaaaaaggtatacttaagtatcatttttttgaaaaatttggacAATTAAGTGCCAAGTCCGATAGAGTAGCCAAAAATTTGATGTggcatatttttaataatataagtggtcTATGTGACTCGTTAGAAAGCCAACTCACCAATCCTTGTCTAAAACAACGTTGTCTTCCATATTCACTTAAGTGCTAGCCGTggttaaaaaatgatcatttaagtgttaaGTTATGCTGTAAGTGATCACTTATGTGCCACTCGTGGTTAAAAATGAACATTTAAGTACCAAGTTATATaaaaagtgaacacttaagtaCGTAGTCTTAGTGTCTGCATGAATAATTTAatctttatatttaaaattaattttgggggCTTATAGTGTGATGtagacaatttaaaaaaaaaaatttgccacgtaaataattttttttaaagaattgccACCTCAGTAAATAAAGTTGTTGGAAAATGCCAAGTTAGCACCTTGGTTGGAATTTCTCactattggcacttaagtgttccatttttctccgattttgatatttaagtttACCTTTTAGAACTTTTGGCAAGTGTCAtcttgtgccaagttttgacactttcGGTGTCCACACCCCAAAATTTTCATGTATATTCTCATCATTGTAAGCTTAGACCATTTTCATCTTCCACTTCTATATAATCTTTATcactttccttttgtttttttttccaattcctTAAATTGAAATATCATAACTTGTTTCCTATTCTTATAGATCGTATATACCTTATTTTATGTAACTAATTGAGCCGAATGATACGAGGCTTTCACGTCGAATTTTGAAGAGGGAAGATCCTATAGAATCttatcctaaattttcttttgttaggctCATAGCTAAAAGACCTACATTTTTAAGACTACGAGGGTTattcaaatatgaaatatttcatTGTCCCAAGATATTTTATCTTTGCCTTGAATTATTGGGTTTAGACATTACTTCAGTAATTTTTACTCATTTCAAAGTTGTAGCAACATGCTTCTTTTTCTAATGGTTGATTCTTGCACGATACACTTTTGATCAAAAGAGTTTCCACTAATTataacaaattttccttttttggatttGAAACTTCCTTGAACCGGATCCtatcaatttaaaaatcatgaaTCAAATATACTTATGAAGTTATTCCAATTTATTAATTGGCACTAACCCTAGATCTTTGCCTTGAGAAATGAATCAATACTTTTTACTTGAGTTACATCACATACTATTTACACTAcaacccaagaaaaaaatgagggtTCAAATGGAACAAAACGAAGGATATCGAGTCAAGAGTACCTTTATTCCATTACGATATAATAACATAAAAAGGATGGGTGTAAGAATCCACAACTTATCATGTCCTTTAAGTTGCATCTTAATTTCTACCACATCGTTTCAAACGAAGTTTTATAATAAGATTCCTCCAATTTGGAAATGAtgtctaatttatttaaataaggaaTCGCATTATATACACGTATTGATCATTCATTGACAGTCTTGTAGCatacaaattaatatttttagtcaaCTCAGAGCAAATATACAGGAAAAAAaccattgattttattttaatttgcaacTAACacttacatttaaaaaaaattcttttaaattgGGCTTACGCTATTTACACCCTTTAAATGGATATAATACTCCCGGATTTATTGAATTGACGAAAATAACATTAAGAGAACTAATTAATACTCCCGGAAGGGTAAAAGCTGCTATTTATTACAAATTCAAAAGGCAGctattatcataaaaatataagagcgtacttaaataaaaaatatgttttatTCCACCATCTTATGTTATTTCATTCATGTCCATATagacttcatttcttttcttctacttACTAATGTCCTCGTGTTGCTTTCTATCAAGATATTTTGTAATGAGTTTACGCCTTGTTGGTGATCTTTGTTAATtagtatataaataaatataaattataatccTAAAGAGTTCACAACTTTAATTAAAGAATTCTCttgaaaaacaattaaataaagcatTGTATATTATAAGGATTTTTTCATATTGAACTTTAGAGAGACATTGTAAATATGCTAATCTCAAGATCATCAAGCGTTTATATCCTTAATCTTTGTACTACTTACTTGAGAGTTATTTTATGGGATAGATTAGGGATAGTAAGATCTCAATAGTAACACTTTTTTGTTCGGCTTTAGCcctttttcataaaaagaaatgtacTCTGTTAATATACTTTTAAGTTTGAATCTCAatcattaaatttatcaatgtaCTCTAATCTTAGACGAttcttgtgaaaaaaaaaaaacaaaaaacaatgaaCACAGgcttcttcattttgaacacaaaagaagaagaaacaacaaattagGAAAGATTGATACAAATTATTAGATTGATTGATCTATGTTAAAGatatatcttttctctttcatcaATCTTAGTCTTGATGACGACTAATTTTGGACATATTAAATTTTAGAGTGTGTCTAAAACTTACAAGAGGTGAAAATAGCATGAGCTTCGATCTGTTAGTTATTAATTACTCTTTCTTTATATCTGTTTATTTAAGCTTcttttataaacacatagaTCTGAATTTTTAGTCAGATTCTTCTAACAATTATTTCTTactcaaattataaaaagtggGTCTTCACAATTAATGTATAAAGCTCTCTCTTAACCATATGGCGCTCTCCGTGTGCACCATATTTGAAATGTTTGCCaagtttttctcttttaatgtaAGTCAAGGAAAGGTAGAGAAACAAGATTGGTAAACCAGCAAGGTAATAGACATATGATGATGTAAtagtagaaaattttaattgcattttatgaCTATTATAATAAGTGGAGTCTGtagatttgtttcttcaaaCGTAACCTCTtctatatatgaaaaaaaattaaaaatgtaggCCGTGCAAAGCCCGGGTAAGAAAACTAGTTTTGCTTTTAATTGAAGATTTaaccataattatttaatgaaagtATGCAGATATCATTTTAGTGAAAAATGTAATTTCTTAGAAACTTTCTAATGTCCAAGAAGTGAAAGTTAGAAAGTTATCACTATAAAAGCAAAgcacaataaaacaaaaaatttggtACCATAAAATACAAGGATGAAATAACCATAATTATTTACTCTCTTTAGACCGTCtcgatttttaaatttatttttttgggtactgTTTTAGTTATGTACATTAAAATATTCAATCAGTAGATATGACGAGTAGCCCACACAAAGTGTGAGTCAAGCAACTAAGAGAATACtcaagaattttaaatttaaattgtacaTTGTAGcttaaaatttaattcaatgCATAAGAAGTCTTCGAGatgctttcattttctattttaaaatcgaaatatattaattttttgagattAACATATCAATTACGAGGTTAggtcctcattttttttttgtctaatccTATCTTATATCTATTTGACAAGCCACTAATAGGGCAACATATTAGAtaagattttccaattttaccaCATTCTGtaattgatgtttatatttgGAAAGTTCCCCGTAAAAAATTTCCCTCTCACGAGCACGCAAGCATGGTTAAGTTCGCCataaaataattaccaaaatgtGATTATTTGTGCAATGATTCATATATGGTCctgtagattttttttcttttttggtcagtctGGTCCTGTAGATGAATAgcaaaaaaacacatttgattCTCTTCGGATTAGTTGAGTCGAATTTGAATaaccaaaaaattcaatttctttggaatttgtttatttcaaatatggaTATTGTTCTTTTAATAGTCCATTCGGATCAGCTAAGATTGGTTTCGGGTCTTCTGGGCGGGTACGTGCCTCTCTCAAAATTATGCTCATGGGGGGAGGCTATTTGCGATCAAAAATATTATAGGGGGAGTTTGGGGAATTTGTGAGAAATACAGGGCGGGCAATatggattttcattttctaaaatagtCCGTCCAACGAAGAGTCACGACTTCAAATGGCGCTCTTTCTTGTTCAAGAGAAGAAGCGCGAAGAGAATCGGGATGCTGCGGAGGAGATTAAATGCTCCGCAATTTTCAAGAATCATGCTTTCCCTTCTCAAATGGTTGATGGTCCTCGCTTAGCACGCACAGGTTGGAACTTGTGGACGAAGCATCATTgcgtcccctctctctcttcctctcttaaAATCCATTCAGTCCGTTCTGATTCAGTTTGTCTAGCTTGTTCCTCTTTTTTCGTAACAAGAAAATGGTGTTTTGGGGTCGGTTCCGATTCTCCTTCGCACATTCTTTTGCCTGTGAATTTGATACGACCCTTTTATGTTTCGATCGGTTGTTCttgtttgtgattttatttcatGAGAGTGATGATATCGTTTGCTCTGTTTTTCCACTGAGTGAGTAGGGATTGAAGTGAAACCCGGCAAGCCTTATACTCAGAAGCCAAATGGGTCGAGGCTTCGCATCTCCCAGGTAAAACGCTTCTCTGTTCTTTGATTTTGGTTCATTGCAACATTGAAAAGTCCAGATTTCatcagttttttattttattttattggtatTACCTTAAATTGGATGTGCATAATTTTGGGCAGGGGACACTCGGGACTGGTGTTGCCACCACCAAGAGCACGGTGCAATGCAATGTGGGCAATGCGACTCCTGTATTTATATGCTCCTTGCTTCCGGGAAAAGAAGAATCTGCTCAGATAAATTTGGAATTCGAGGAAGCCCAGCAAGTCATTTTTCTGTTCTCGGTGTTCGCAGTGTTCACCTCACAGGTTACTACGTGCGAAAGGGTCGAGAATTTGATGATGACTCGTATCCTTGGTTGAGTTATGTTGTATTATTCCTTCTTACTGTTATCTCATTtctcatatatttttgttttctaattGTATAAGATGATCGATTGGTACCATTACATCATTTTAACCATGCAGACATTGGTACACGTTGGGGTGAGCTAAAAGGTCGAGAGATACTAATCAGTGTCCTTACGGACTTCACTTTCTAGACTGTTTCATACACTAAATATAGAAGCTTCATTCTAGAGTTCCGTTCCTTTATAATGATTATTAGAGAGTCCTACGGAGAAGATATTGCAGACACTGAGACAGATATTTCTGAGGACGACGACAAGTATGAAGATAGCTTTATCAATGATGGTGGTGTTGAATTCCTTCCACCTTCTCCTATGCTGAATAAATCAGGTGCTCGTAGTTTAACAatgttcttttcttatttctcataaGGCATTTGTTGATGAGCTTCTACTTTGAAAATTATGTATGCACAGCTCTTCAATCTTTATATctaaagggaagaaaaaaagctcaattttgagaaatcaattgGATTTTATATAAAGAACAATTTGGAATCTATCGTGATTAGATGTCGATATCATAACAACACAATAGACCATTTTGCTTTGTTGAGTTACGCATCTAAAGTCCTTGGAGTTGGTTGCTTTGTTCAATTCTCGACATTGCTTGAATTCTTTTTGCTTGATATTAGTGACACCGAGAAGCAATTACAACAACATATGCAACTAATCTTTCACATTTTTCAGATTCAATGAAAtataaatcattaaataatttccATTTTGTGTAACTAAGTACCAGTTGTCCAGCCATGCATTTGTAAAATGAAATTTGGAGCTCATTCTTTTCTATCTTAAGTGCTCAAGATTGTTGCATCAGAGTTGCTTGCATCCTGCATCAAAGTAGGACCAGTGAAAACCCTCTAGTAACTCTTGTTTCTGGAGGCAAAGGCAATATCCTATAACTTGTTgcttttatattttagaaaGAAAGATTATTAATGATGTAGTATGAAGAAATTGaccttctttaaaaaattgctgtcggcaattttatttatttatcaataatATGGTATCAACTATCACAAACAAAATATACTTAACTGTGGTGCCATAGAGAAAGATTATGATGTTTGAGCAATTTGTATGATTATGTGACCATAGAGAAAGAATATGATGTGGGAGGATTctgcttttatttttgtgcttGCCAGATAATCTTATATAACTAATATTATTCTTCACTTTAAAATGTGAAATTGCTTCTCCTTCTCATATTCATGTGATGTCATTggtgtttttttcctttggcctTCACCGTGATAGATTTGTCATATTGTATTATTATTCTGTTTCTTATGAATTCATTAATGTTGTAGGATCTCGCACCATGccagattttattttatagttgTTAgcattctttattttgaaatttcaagttGATTTTCCTTCTTATATTCGTATGATGGCATTACATGGACAAGTACAGATATGTTGGTTGCTCTCATTATGCTCAGTTTTGCATCTTCAATTTAGGAGAAAGTTTATATGGCGTGTTTGCAATGTGAATTTTTAACAGCAGAGGAGGAGAAACCAAACcacaagaaaggaagaaagggaaaagaccGTCGTCGACGACTTAGGAAAAAGCATGAAAAAAGTGAATCTAATAAGGTCAATAGCTTGCCACAACAGAATTCTGAGGGCCTGTTGttagaatccgatgaggaagaTTTCTTTGTATCCTCTCTACTTAAGAAAAAGTCTTATGCGAAGGACTCAGAAATAAATGTCCCAGTTGTAGTCATTGAATCTCCTTTAGATGTTGTCAAGAAGAAGGGAAAGCAAGATGGAAGCACCACCATGAAATCATCTGAACCTTTGCCTCCTGTTGTTGGCATTGAACCTGGAAggtaatttattaaattagagacttaacaATTTGTtacttattttactttttccacGATAAGAGAATTCATTGATTTGCTGGAAATGCTTCGTCTTCGCACTTATCTCAACTTGAATAGCTTGTGTAATGTCCAACTGAAGATAAGTGGTTAAGGAATGGACTCTTGACTATTGTGAGACAGGAACTTATGTTTTAGTTACTCATCTAAAGCAGAAGGCCTGcctataaatattataaaatcaGATACACATGGATGCACATGATTTCATCTAACACGTTGATACATTGGAACCAGCACtgcaatgaaaatgaagagTAAATTGCGTATTGTGGAGGGAGAGATGCAGAATCAAGCATGGCAGGAAGATAAGGAACCAAAAGCTGAGGATCCGAGTAAGGAGTGAGTACCTTTATGTCCTCACGTTCTTGTTGACCTCTCATTATCCACACTCACATATATAACGATGCTTGGTTGAAAGCATTGATCCTATAGCTGGGTGTCCTAGGGTTCATTCCACATGTAATCTTTGACATGATGTAGCAACAAAAGTTTGACCCATCTTGAAATAATGAAAGACCTCCATTTGTAGGTCCCCCACTTCCTACCTTTTATTAATTTCAGTGACCCCACACATATGTATATGATGAAAGATTGAAGTactagaaaattttcaaaatgattgtGCTTGATGCCTCCGAGCAAAACTCTTATTGTTATGGCTTGTTAGTGCAGATAGCTAAGCATGAATACTTCAATAGTAAATGTGGACCGATGACCTTTCTACTTGCATTTGCAAACGAAGTCTCATGGCAAGCACTGGTCAGTTGCCTAGACAGTAATGAAAGTGATTAAACGATCCTCATAACAAGGAAAAATAGAACTTTACCAGGGATTTTCTTATCTGTGATGAATAGGAGATCTGCTGTTGAAATTAAGCAAGCTCTAAGTAGAGAGAATTGCAAGaagtccaaaaaaaagaaaaggaaggacaATAGCTTGCCCCATCAGAATCCTGGAGCCCGGTCGTCAGAACCTGATGGTGAAGATTTCTTCGTATCTTCTCTACTTAAGAAAATGTCTTCTGCGAAGGACTCGGAGACTCAGATCCCAGATGTAGTCATGGACACACCGCTAGATGTTGCcaggaagaagcaaaagcaaGATGGAAACACTGCCGTGAAATGTTCTGAAAGTTTGTCTCCTGCTGTTGACGGCAAACCTGGAAGGTAATTGACTGAATTTGAGACTTAACAATATGTTAcctattttacttttttcacAATAAGGGAAGTCATTTATATGCTGGAAATGCTTCAGCTTGACACCCACTTCAGTTTGAAAGGTCATGTACCGTCTCAAAAAACCATAGATAAGTAGTTAAGGACTGGACTCTTGACTATAGTGAGAcatgaaacttttgttttagttattcaacaaaagtaaaaggcCTTCTATAGACAAGGAAGCATATGATTTGATCTAACATTTTGTTACATTGGAATCAGCTctgcaaataaaataaagaggaaattgCAGTTCATGGAGGAAGAGATGCAAAATCAAGCATGTCAGGAAGATAAAGAACCAAAAGCCGACGATCCAACTCAGAAGTGAGTAGCTTTATGTTTTCATGTTCTTATTGGCTTTTCATAATCCAAACTCACATATATATAATGGTATTTGGTTGAATGCATTGATCATGTAGCTGGGTGTCCTAGGTGTAATCTCAGACGTGATGTAGCAACCAGAGTTTGGACTCCACTTGAAATAATGAAAAACGTCCGTTTGTAGGACTCTACTAGCAATGACTCCgcacatatttatattttgaaagacTCTACTAGCATTCTCATAATATGATTTTGCTTTTAAAGCCCTCAGgaaaagttcataatttttctttttgagtaatATGTCTGAAAAGACCCCTTGAGTCTTTATAAACACCGCTTCGAACACAATTGATACATTTTAAAATGGTCATTGCTCAGACATATTTACCCTTGGCCTCTTCTAggttttttggaaaagaaatagaaaggatCTTGGAACTGTAATTGTTATGGCTTCTCAATGCAGATAGTTAAGTGTGCATGCCCAAAGAATAATTGTTGAGCAATGACCTTTCTGCTTGCTTTTATGAACGGATTTGTATTAATTCTCTTGTCAAGCACCGGTTGGTTGGATCGACACTCATGAAGGTGGTTAAACAATCCTTATGACGAGAAAAAAATGTACTCGATGCACCTTCTCTAAATTTGGGATTTCCTTCTCTGTGATGAACAGGAGTTCTGCCGTTGAAGTTGAGCAAGTTCCAAGCGGAGAGAATCGCAAGaaatccaaaaagaagaaaaggaagaacaacGTGgcaaatgggaaagaaaaaagaacgtGAAATCTCTCTATCTCCATCCCTAGAGAAAGACGATGGGAAAGAAACAACCGCTCTTTCTTGTGATTTGTTTGTGAAACCAAAGTCACCGttaaatttgaactttttacTTGATATCAGCTTATAGTTGCGAGATGAATTTTGAGGATTTTGGACTACATATTCGTCATTATTATTCTTATATATGTTCCATGTGATGATGTGATACATGGCTGGTGTTATTAGATTCTGTAAAAaccatagattttttttttttaaatttaactaTGTATATGAACTAAAGTTATTCCTGTATTAGAGTTTGAGAAAACTTGTGATATGTCTAAATTCAAACTCATCGTAAG
The nucleotide sequence above comes from Eucalyptus grandis isolate ANBG69807.140 chromosome 2, ASM1654582v1, whole genome shotgun sequence. Encoded proteins:
- the LOC120290567 gene encoding peptidyl-prolyl cis-trans isomerase FKBP43-like; this translates as MALFLVQEKKREENRDAAEEIKCSAIFKNHAFPSQMVDGPRLARTGIEVKPGKPYTQKPNGSRLRISQGTLGTGVATTKSTVQCNVGNATPVFICSLLPGKEESAQINLEFEEAQQVIFLFSVFAVFTSQTVSYTKYRSFILEFRSFIMIIRESYGEDIADTETDISEDDDKYEDSFINDGGVEFLPPSPMLNKSAEEEKPNHKKGRKGKDRRRRLRKKHEKSESNKVNSLPQQNSEGLLLESDEEDFFVSSLLKKKSYAKDSEINVPVVVIESPLDVVKKKGKQDGSTTMKSSEPLPPVVGIEPGSTAMKMKSKLRIVEGEMQNQAWQEDKEPKAEDPSKERSAVEIKQALSRENCKKSKKKKRKDNSLPHQNPGARSSEPDGEDFFVSSLLKKMSSAKDSETQIPDVVMDTPLDVARKKQKQDGNTAVKCSESLSPAVDGKPGSSANKIKRKLQFMEEEMQNQACQEDKEPKADDPTQK